GCCAATGGACACCCAATCATTTGAGTCGCATTCCCTGTTACCTCTGGAGGTGCCCGGAGGTAGAGGAAGCCATGGAGGCCAAGCTGGCCCTCAAAGGCTTGCAGGAGGAAGGAGTGCCAGTCCTGGTAGATGATCCACTCTGTCTCAGCCAAGTGGCCCGTCTCAAAGAGGTTTTTGGCAAAAACGTACCTGGGGGAGAAGGGAAGTCAGAAAGTGAGACCTTTGCGGAACAACAGCCAAGGCAGGAAAAGCTCAAAGAAATCTGAACAGCTGAAGGCAGAACCCCAATTCTAACCAGGGGCAGGTTTCTTGGAACACAATACATCCAGGGCTGATCATAACGTGCATTTTAAGCCAAAGGAAGTACATTCTTATATATGGAAAGAAAGTGAAGTTGAAACAGACTTTAAAAGCTAACTTCTTGCCAGAGCAAGAGCCTGCTGCCAAAGCATGCCTGGGAGGTGGATGTGGAATCACACACATAcggcctttattggcatacaacagCAAAATCACAGAACAAGCATATACAACAAaaggaagtcacagataaaaagaaaaacatactTAAAAGTTACTAATCTCAAGAATAACATTTGCAACtgtctcacaaaagaatgcatcacAGTTGTTTGGAAGAAATGGAATTTCATAACACCCTTGCCATTGCTATGCATTGAGATGGGTCAAATCACTCTTAAAACCTTGGCATGAATGAGAGCTATAATATTCTGGCTGCATATACATTTTCAAGCAGACCTTGATAGCTATATTCCCTCTGTGTTATCAGATCATTTTATTTCTCAGGAAGATCGAAGCAATTGGCCTATCTTTGGAAGCACTCTTAATGCTCACAAAAGTGGAAGCCTGCAAGTCAATCAAGAGCAGACTTTTGGATTTTGACTTTCATAATCTGACTCTTGCAGCAAAGACCACTCATTCCTCTACCACATCATTTCTTCCATGCAGATGCGGAGTTATTATGGCAGCTTATCTTATTTTGATTCATCCCACCCAAAGGAGAGCTTTGACGATTGCAAGATGCAACGTAAAACAACAAACATTTATGCATCCCCttgagcaatgtccttgtagatggctaattctctcacaccagaagcaacttgatgtttctcaagtagctcctgacatgaaaagaaaaacacCATTATTTCTCTGTATGCCTGAAACATGATAATATACGGATGAAAtacagaaatccatttttttcACACTGTTCCCATGGCAAAGGTAGACGTGGGATTAATTCAGACCCTAAGCTTGTTAGACCTTGCATCAAAGGATTTTTCCTTGTTTTCCTATCCTTCGTCCATCCCCTTGCCTTCACATCTCTAACTGGGAAGTGGAGGgaaatctcctttcctctgcCTAACTAGGCCTCGCCtttgactccaccacactcccagagACATAAAAAAGAATTCCCTACCTGTCACTATAAACAGATCTCTCAAAGACCTGGACTGCCTCCTGTGCGCTCGGAGGTTTTGTGGGCGGGGGCTCCAGCTGGGCCTTGAGGCGGCTGAGGCAGGAGTAGGTCTGGAAGGTGTAGGCCCACCGCGCAGGGTCCTGGTAGACCATCTGGAGCAAGTTCCCAAGTCCCTGAGGATGGGGGCTCTgctgggaaaggaaagagatgggcaattaagagcaaaaaaaataaaaaaataaaataataataataaactcagGGGACTGGGGAAAACATGGCAAAAGGGACTAACGTTCATGTTATCCAATAATCCTAAAGATAATATTTTTAtctgagggagagaaaaagactaTTATGTACAGGTTTGGAAATAAAAAGTGTTGGCATATTCATTTGTTAATGCAAAAACAAGCAAAAGTAAAATATCTTGCTGGGTAACACGCGGAAAAACAAAATGGTAAACCTATAGAGAAACCCGCAAACAGGAAGCAGGAAAtcttattttaaataaatttatGTGCACATGTTTGTATTTTACAGTTTCATGTAATATAGAACAGAGATGTATGTTGATGAGAAAAATTGTGTCACTCTATGTAATAGTTGTTCAAGCACATTTATGCTGATGTATGCATAACAGACACAGGGCAACtttggctgttagggattgtgggagttgaactccaaacacctggagggagggccaaagtagGCCCAGGCTTGAAGTATAAGAATTGTTTTctttatgtgtgtttttttttctgttacagATTTGAtggggaaatggaaaaagaaggaaacaaacaatCTCGAACCAGGTTAGTCCTGAATTTGCAAACTTTTGGCATTGCCAATTGACTCTTACCGGATGGGGCCCCGGGCCTTGAACCTTCTGCCATTTGGAAACGGGCTCCAGAGTCATGCGCCAATCTGGGAAGGCCTTCCGGAGCAGCCTCACAAAGGTGGATTTGCCCACCGCtacaagagaaagaagggagaatgaGGCTAGTGAGTCTGTATTCGTATTTAttgtccatcttgcccttggttggcccctcttcctttttccattttccccagcatcattgtcttctctaagttttcctgacttctcattatgtggccaaagtacttcatcctaGTTtcgaatatccttcccttcaatttcctgatgtatggactggttgaatcttttTGTGGTTCAAGGCACtgtcagaatttttctccaacaccaaagttcaaaagcatcgatcttccttcgctcagccttccctaaggtccagctctcacatccataggttactacggggaataacattgctttaactatgcggatcttcgttgtcagtgtgatgtctctactcttcactatattatcaagattggtcattgctctcctcccaagaagtaagcgtctcctgatttcctggctgcagtctgcatctgcagtaatctttgcacctggaaatacaaagactgtcatggcctccacgttttctccctctatttcccagttgtcaatcattcttgttgccatgatcttggtttttttgatgtttaactgcaacccagcttttgtgctttcttctttcaccttgattagaaggctcctcagctcctcctcgctatcggccatcaaagtggtgtcatctgcatatctaaggttgctaatgtttcctccagcaattttcaccccagccttgcattcatcaagccccgcacatcgcatgatgtgttctacatacaagttgaataggttgggggagaggatacaaccctgctgtacgcctttcccaatcttgaaccagtctgttgttccatggtcagttcttactgttgctacttggtccttatacagattccacAGGAGACGAAGTGATTTGGGATcaccataccaccaagaacttgccacaatttattatgatccacacaaagACTATAGaatagtaaaaaacaaaaaacaaaaacaaaatcagaaaTAGAGGTTTTTTTGAAACtcgctgcctttctccattatctctcgttcctctgccttttctaaacccagcttgtacatacTAATATATATGTATTGAACGGGCCTGCTTTAtttgagaagttttttttttttggttgtgtcaggagccacttgagaaactgcaagtcacttctggtgtgagagaattggccatctgcaaagacgctgcccaggggatggccggatgttttagatgttttatcatccttgtgggaggcttctctcatgtccacgcatgaggagctggagctggtagagggagctcatccgcgctctcctcggattcgaacctgcgacctgccagcacaagtaagtaacatatatatatatatatatatatatatatatatatataacaggaggaaagttctgagagtgccttggaccacgagaagatccaaccagtccatacttcaggaaataaagcccgactgctcattggagggaaggatagtagaggcagagatgaagtactttggccacaccatgaaaagaaagaaaagcttagagacgacaatgatgctggggaaaaaggaaggaaaaaggaagaggggccgaccaagggcaagatggatggatggtatccttgaagtaactggattgaccttgaaggagctgggggtggtgacggctgacagggtgctttggcgtgggctggtccaggagatcacaaagagtcggaagcgactgaacgaatgaactacaacaacaatatagttactaatatacagggtgaggcataacttccttttttaaaatgtgcgccattcagtcggttgaagacatagtggagcgctagtggtctcattcaagatacgggagtataaagttttgtcctgacacagttcagtcgccatcatgcgtagGAAcggtgaggagcatgcttttgatgtcaaggcctacttttcgagcagatttggagtggccggcctgctctccagatttagccccttttgattttttttgctatAGGTTTTTTTGAAATTCTGTGTTTCTGCGAACCGTccacaagatttgaagaccaacatccaggaagaaactgccaacataacgcctgctatgctggtaaGAGTCATtacaaacgccagaaattggtttattcagtgtatggagaatgcagaatgggggacgtcacttacctaatttgatcttcaaaactatgtaaaacaaaactttaggtatgtgcctacattatataaaaaattctgattcacacaatgagttttattaagttttgaaaaaaggaaattatgctgcctcaccctttaTATGTATTGAATTGGACTGCTTTATTTGCGAAGTaacta
This portion of the Anolis sagrei isolate rAnoSag1 chromosome 7, rAnoSag1.mat, whole genome shotgun sequence genome encodes:
- the DGUOK gene encoding deoxyguanosine kinase, mitochondrial isoform X1, which produces MAARSRCVETGKRLSVEGNIAVGKSTFVRLLRKAFPDWRMTLEPVSKWQKVQGPGPHPQSPHPQGLGNLLQMVYQDPARWAYTFQTYSCLSRLKAQLEPPPTKPPSAQEAVQVFERSVYSDRYVFAKNLFETGHLAETEWIIYQDWHSFLLQAFEGQLGLHGFLYLRAPPEICMERLRRRARAEESEVQLQYLEQLHTQHENWLLEKTTQVHSESVRDAPVLLLDVTKDFESDPKEQGRLMSQVKAFLQLLSPEAPQALPSAASTAAS
- the DGUOK gene encoding deoxyguanosine kinase, mitochondrial isoform X2 — encoded protein: MAARSRCVETGKRLSVEGNIAVGKSTFVRLLRKAFPDWRMTLEPVSKWQKVQGPGPHPSPHPQGLGNLLQMVYQDPARWAYTFQTYSCLSRLKAQLEPPPTKPPSAQEAVQVFERSVYSDRYVFAKNLFETGHLAETEWIIYQDWHSFLLQAFEGQLGLHGFLYLRAPPEICMERLRRRARAEESEVQLQYLEQLHTQHENWLLEKTTQVHSESVRDAPVLLLDVTKDFESDPKEQGRLMSQVKAFLQLLSPEAPQALPSAASTAAS